The genomic window ATTTTATATGATATTAATATTACATCACAACTTTAGAGCTCATTCCGCAAGTGGCGAAATACAATAGTGAAACTTTAAAACCAAAATTCGTGCAATATATTAAATATTTTCCATTCAAGAAACCACACCTTAAATAAAGCTGCTAGTTTACTTTTAAATTAGTAACCTCCTTCCATAAATGAGTAACTACTACCTATTGCCATCTAAAAGATCGAACTCCTCATTGCTGATTAACAATCGTTTAATTTACATGATGATCAACTCCATTACTGTGATGAGCTAGGGTGTTTTGTTGCGCTATGCCATATTAGGCATCATAACGTTGACTAAGGGTCGTTACGTTCGGATTTGAAAATGTTCCGTGCTGGATTTGAAGCTTTCAAATTCGGAGACCCTAACTAAAAGCGCTCTATAGTGCTTCAAAACCAAGAAACGTTCCTAGTGACTAAGCACACCGTTCATCGTCGATTTTCTTATAAATTGAAACTTTTTTCAACTTTCTTTCACGAGAATCCAAGTTCTTAGATTTAATACACTATGAATAATTTACCCCTTCCTTTCCCTTTTCACACTTCAGCACAAGAAGCACAAGCGGGCACAGAACGAAAGTGGCGTAACTTAAAAGGAAAGACTCAATCGAATCTCAATTTTGGTGGTCATGCACCGGAATTGTGGTGCGAAGGGGGTGAACTGACGTTTATTAAAAACATGATCAGTGAAAGCCAGCAATATTCGGAACAGGTAAATTGGTTTACGAGTCTCGTGTCAAAATCCGATAATTTAAACTCTCTTGAAAAACACGCAAAAGATTTGGGCGTCACCAATTGGAAAGTTGTCGATATGGAACAAGGGAGTAAACAAAGTCGATTTGTCGCTTGGAATTGGTCAGCGCAGCCTCATCAAAAGGACGAAGTCCATTTTATCAGTTCGAATTGATTTGATGTTCCAACTGCCTGTTAAGATGGATAAGACTGGCTCTTCACAAAGAGCCAGCACCTTTACAAAGCTAAACACCATAATTGATCAAAAAATCGTGCCACACAACAAACAAAAGGCTTAAGGCACATATTTAACAAGTATGATTAGTTTTTATTAGTCGCTTGTGTATTTGCTTTTTCTGCTCGCTTTACTTCAAGTTTCTCATTAAATTCCTGACTCAACTCCTGAATTTTTGGTAAGAAACTTTGAACCATCTTCATAGAAACTTGCATTGTATCCGACATTACCTGAGGCATTTTCGTTAGCATGGAACGTCCAGACTCAGACTCATAAAATGCTAACATATCCGAAATTTCCTTTTCAGTGTAATGCTTTAAATAAACATCAATAATGTCTGCTCGCATTTTATCCATACTCATTTCCGTACGCATTACATCAAAAAGTTGCTTCGTGTGTTCATCAAATAACGCTTGTTCTTCTGGCGTTTTACCTAGTTTGGGTGAATTTTTCACTATAGATTGCTGCATCTGGTTATACATTGATTCCATCATTGAATCCATTTGCATTGAAGTGAGTAGCGATTCTACTGCTTCGCGTCGCGCATCTTGCGCTTGTACGTAAAATGAAAATAGCAAACTAAAGCCTAAAACGAGCAGTTTTTTCATACTAAATCTCCATGTTTTGATGAAATAATTTATCTTTTGCTAACTACATCAATAAGATGCTAATAACGCTTCAAATTACCACAAACCTCAATTAGGAACAATAAAATCAACTCTACCTATTGGATATCGTTACTTCGAGAATCAACTCAACTAAAGCTACGTTTAAACTCATCTTTGTATCGCCTTGATAAAGGTAAATGAGTTCCGGCCTTTAGTTTAATCTCTCCA from Pseudoalteromonas xiamenensis includes these protein-coding regions:
- a CDS encoding RlmF-related methyltransferase, with amino-acid sequence MNNLPLPFPFHTSAQEAQAGTERKWRNLKGKTQSNLNFGGHAPELWCEGGELTFIKNMISESQQYSEQVNWFTSLVSKSDNLNSLEKHAKDLGVTNWKVVDMEQGSKQSRFVAWNWSAQPHQKDEVHFISSN
- a CDS encoding DUF2059 domain-containing protein yields the protein MKKLLVLGFSLLFSFYVQAQDARREAVESLLTSMQMDSMMESMYNQMQQSIVKNSPKLGKTPEEQALFDEHTKQLFDVMRTEMSMDKMRADIIDVYLKHYTEKEISDMLAFYESESGRSMLTKMPQVMSDTMQVSMKMVQSFLPKIQELSQEFNEKLEVKRAEKANTQATNKN